The proteins below come from a single Conger conger chromosome 10, fConCon1.1, whole genome shotgun sequence genomic window:
- the LOC133138413 gene encoding alpha-enolase isoform X1: protein MSILKIHAREIFDSRGNPTVEVDLYTKKGLFRAAVPSGASTGIYEALELRDNDKTRYMGKGVSKAVEHINKTIAPGLVRQNVSVLEQEKVDKLMLDMDGTENKSKFGANAILGVSLAVCKAGAAEKGVPLYRHIADLAGNAEVILPVPAFNVINGGSHAGNKLAMQEFMILPVGASSFKDAMRIGAEVYHNLKNVIKEKYGKDATNVGDEGGFAPNILENKEALELLKNAIAKAGYSDKIVIGMDVAASEFYKDGKYDLDFKSPDNPSRYISPDQLADLYKSFVKDYPVVSIEDPFDQDDWPAWSKFTASTSIQVVGDDLTVTNPKRIAKAVSDKACNCLLLKVNQIGSVTESLQACKMAQSSGWGVMVSHRSGETEDTFIADLVVGLCTGQIKTGAPCRSERLAKYNQLLRIEEELGDKARFAGRNFRNPMK from the exons ATGTCCATCCTGAAGATCCACGCTCGTGAGATTTTCGACTCCCGTGGGAACCCCACCGTGGAGGTCGACCTCTACACCAAAAAAG GTCTGTTCAGAGCGGCCGTGCCCAGCGGCGCCTCCACTGGCATCTATGAGGCCCTGGAGCTCCGTGATAACGACAAGACCCGCTACATGGGAAAAG GTGTCTCAAAAGCTGTTGAGCATATCAATAAAACTATTGCACCTGGCCTGGTTCGCCAG AACGTGTCCGTCTTGGAGCAGGAGAAGGTGGACAAGCTGATGCTGGACATGGACGGCACAGAGAACAAGT ccaaattcgGTGCTAACGCCATCCTGGGCGTGTCCCTGGCGGTGTGCAAGGCCGGCGCAGCAGAGAAAGGCGTCCCCCTGTACCGCCACATCGCTGACCTGGCCGGGAACGCCGAAGTCATCCTCCCAGTGCCT GCCTTCAACGTGATAAACGGAGGCTCCCATGCCGGGAACAAGCTGGCCATGCAGGAGTTCATGATCCTCCCCGTGGGAGCCAGCAGCTTCAAGGACGCCATGCGCATCGGCGCCGAGGTCTACCACAACCTGAAGAACGTCATCAAGGAGAAGTACGGCAAGGACGCCACCAACGTGGGCGATGAGGGCGGCTTCGCCCCCAACATCCTGGAGAACAaggagg cTCTGGAGCTGTTGAAGAACGCCATCGCCAAGGCCGGCTACTCAGATAAGATCGTCATTGGCATGGACGTGGCTGCCTCCGAGTTCTACAAGGACGGGAAATACGACCTGGACTTCAAATCCCCCGACAACCCCAGCCGCTACATCAGCCCTGATCAGCTGGCCGACCTCTACAAGAGCTTTGTCAAGGACTACCCAG TGGTCTCCATCGAGGACCCATTCGACCAGGACGACTGGCCCGCCTGGTCAAAGTTCACCGCCAGCACCAGCATCCAGGTGGTGGGAGATGACCTGACGGTGACCAACCCCAAGCGCATCGCCAAGGCGGTGTCGGACAAGGCCTGCAACTGCCTGCTGCTGAAGGTCAACCAGATCGGCTCGGTCACGGAGTCCCTGCAGGC CTGTAAGATGGCGCAGTCCAGCGGCTGGGGAGTGATGGTCAGTCACCGCTCAGGGGAGACTGAGGACACCTTCATCGCTGACCTGGTGGTGGGGCTCTGCACTGGCCAG ATTAAGACTGGAGCACCTTGTCGATCAGAGCGTCTGGCCAAGTATAATCAACTTCTCAG GATTGAAGAGGAGCTGGGAGACAAGGCTCGCTTCGCTGGCAGAAACTTCCGGAACCCTATGAAGTGA
- the LOC133138413 gene encoding alpha-enolase isoform X2 codes for MSILKIHAREIFDSRGNPTVEVDLYTKKGLFRAAVPSGASTGIYEALELRDNDKTRYMGKGVKTAVKYINEFLAPALSKQNVSVLEQEKVDKLMLDMDGTENKSKFGANAILGVSLAVCKAGAAEKGVPLYRHIADLAGNAEVILPVPAFNVINGGSHAGNKLAMQEFMILPVGASSFKDAMRIGAEVYHNLKNVIKEKYGKDATNVGDEGGFAPNILENKEALELLKNAIAKAGYSDKIVIGMDVAASEFYKDGKYDLDFKSPDNPSRYISPDQLADLYKSFVKDYPVVSIEDPFDQDDWPAWSKFTASTSIQVVGDDLTVTNPKRIAKAVSDKACNCLLLKVNQIGSVTESLQACKMAQSSGWGVMVSHRSGETEDTFIADLVVGLCTGQIKTGAPCRSERLAKYNQLLRIEEELGDKARFAGRNFRNPMK; via the exons ATGTCCATCCTGAAGATCCACGCTCGTGAGATTTTCGACTCCCGTGGGAACCCCACCGTGGAGGTCGACCTCTACACCAAAAAAG GTCTGTTCAGAGCGGCCGTGCCCAGCGGCGCCTCCACTGGCATCTATGAGGCCCTGGAGCTCCGTGATAACGACAAGACCCGCTACATGGGAAAAG GCGTGAAAACAGCCGTTAAATATATTAATGAGTTCTTGGCACCAGCTTTGTCTAAACAG AACGTGTCCGTCTTGGAGCAGGAGAAGGTGGACAAGCTGATGCTGGACATGGACGGCACAGAGAACAAGT ccaaattcgGTGCTAACGCCATCCTGGGCGTGTCCCTGGCGGTGTGCAAGGCCGGCGCAGCAGAGAAAGGCGTCCCCCTGTACCGCCACATCGCTGACCTGGCCGGGAACGCCGAAGTCATCCTCCCAGTGCCT GCCTTCAACGTGATAAACGGAGGCTCCCATGCCGGGAACAAGCTGGCCATGCAGGAGTTCATGATCCTCCCCGTGGGAGCCAGCAGCTTCAAGGACGCCATGCGCATCGGCGCCGAGGTCTACCACAACCTGAAGAACGTCATCAAGGAGAAGTACGGCAAGGACGCCACCAACGTGGGCGATGAGGGCGGCTTCGCCCCCAACATCCTGGAGAACAaggagg cTCTGGAGCTGTTGAAGAACGCCATCGCCAAGGCCGGCTACTCAGATAAGATCGTCATTGGCATGGACGTGGCTGCCTCCGAGTTCTACAAGGACGGGAAATACGACCTGGACTTCAAATCCCCCGACAACCCCAGCCGCTACATCAGCCCTGATCAGCTGGCCGACCTCTACAAGAGCTTTGTCAAGGACTACCCAG TGGTCTCCATCGAGGACCCATTCGACCAGGACGACTGGCCCGCCTGGTCAAAGTTCACCGCCAGCACCAGCATCCAGGTGGTGGGAGATGACCTGACGGTGACCAACCCCAAGCGCATCGCCAAGGCGGTGTCGGACAAGGCCTGCAACTGCCTGCTGCTGAAGGTCAACCAGATCGGCTCGGTCACGGAGTCCCTGCAGGC CTGTAAGATGGCGCAGTCCAGCGGCTGGGGAGTGATGGTCAGTCACCGCTCAGGGGAGACTGAGGACACCTTCATCGCTGACCTGGTGGTGGGGCTCTGCACTGGCCAG ATTAAGACTGGAGCACCTTGTCGATCAGAGCGTCTGGCCAAGTATAATCAACTTCTCAG GATTGAAGAGGAGCTGGGAGACAAGGCTCGCTTCGCTGGCAGAAACTTCCGGAACCCTATGAAGTGA